A genomic region of Arvicola amphibius chromosome 7, mArvAmp1.2, whole genome shotgun sequence contains the following coding sequences:
- the Ppig gene encoding peptidyl-prolyl cis-trans isomerase G yields the protein MGIKVQRPRCFFDIAINNQPAGRVVFELFSDVCPKTCENFRCLCTGEKGTGKSTQKPLHYKSCLFHRVVKDFMVQGGDFSEGNGRGGESIYGGFFEDESFAVKHNKEFLLSMANRGKDTNGSQFFITTKPTPHLDGHHVVFGQVISGQEVVREIENQKTDAASKPFAEVRILSCGELIPKSKVKKEEKKRHKSSSSSSSSDSDSSSDAQSSSESSDSESASEEKSRKRKKKHRKNSRKHKKEKKKRKKSKKSPSSESEAENLDAQPQSTVRPEEIPPIPENRFLMRKSPPKADDKERKNRERERERECNPPNSQPASYQRRFLVTRSGRKIKGRGPRRYRTPSRSRSRDRFRRSETPPHWRQEMQRAQRMRVSSGERWIKGDKSELNEVKENQRSPVRVKEKKVTDHRHMSESPNRKIEKEKKVKDHKSESKEREIRRNSEKDDKYNKNKVKKRGKSKSRSKSKERSKSKERESKHNRHEDKRMRSRSKDRDHETIKEKEKQLDSTKGKDQERSRSKENSKQVESKSNEHDHSKSKEKDRRAQSRSRERDLTKSKHSYNSRTRERSRSRDRSRRVRSRSHDRDRSRSKEYHRYREQEHRRRGRSRSRDRRTPGRSRSKDRRRRRRDSRSSEREESQSRNKEKYRGQESKSSHRKENSEGEKRMYSKNRDHNSSSNNREKKADRDQSPVVSKPKQSSQDNELKSQDDEKTRSPVEKENQKSKGQENDHVHDKTKKCDHESSPGTDEDKSG from the exons ATGGGAATAAAGGTCCAGCGTCCTCGATGTTTTTTTGACATTGCCATTAATAATCAACCTG CTGGAAGagttgtctttgaattattttctgatGTATGTCCCAAAACGTGTGAGAATTTTCGTTGTCTTTGTACAG GTGAAAAGGGGACAGGGAAATCAACTCAGAAGCCATTACATTACAAGAGCTGTCTCTTCCACAGAGTTGTCAAGGATTTCATGGTTCAGGGTGGTGACTTCAGTGAAG ggaatggaagaggaggagaatctATTTATGGAGGATTCTTTGAAG atGAAAGCTTTGCTGTTAAACACAACAAAGAATTTCTCTTATCAATGGCCAACAGAGGGAAGGATACAAATGGCTCACAGTTCTTCAT AACAACGAAACCAACTCCTCATTTAGATgg GCATCATGTTGTTTTTGGGCAAGTAATCTCTGGTCAAGAAGTTGTCAGAGAGATTGAAAACCAGAAGACAGACGCTGCTAGCAAACCGTTTGCTGAGGTGCGGATACTCAGCTGTGGGGAGCTGATCCCGAAGTCTAAAG ttaagaaagaagaaaagaaaaggcataagtcgtcgtcgtcgtcgtcatccAGTGATTCAGATAGCTCAAGTGATGCTCAGTCCTCCTCGGAGTCTTCAGATTCTGAAAGCGCTTCTGAAGAAAAATcccgaaaaagaaaaaagaaacataggaAAAACTCCCGAAAacataagaaggaaaagaagaagcgaaagaaaagcaagaagag CCCATCTAGTGAAAGTGAAGCGGAAAATCTTGATGCACAGCCCCAGTCTACCGTCCGTCCAGAAGAGATCCCTCCCATACCAGAAAATAGATTCCTAATGAGAAAAAGCCCTCCTAAAGCTGatgacaaggaaagaaaaaacagagagagagaaagggaacgAGAGTG TAATCCACCTAACTCCCAGCCTGCTTCATACCAGCGACGATTCTTAGTTACTAGATCTGGCAGGAAAATTAAAGGAAGAGGACCAAGG cgTTATcgaactccttccagatccagaTCAAGGGATCGTTTCAGACGAAGTGAGACTCCTCCACATTGGAGACAAGAAATGCAGAGAGCTCAGAGAATGAGGGTGTCAAGTGGCGAAAGATGGATCAAAGGGGATAA GAGCGAGTtaaatgaagtaaaagaaaatcaGAGGAGCCCAGTtagagtaaaagagaaaaaagtaacgGATCACAGACACATGTCTGAGAGtccaaacagaaaaatagaaaaggaaaagaaagttaaagACCATAAATctgaaagcaaagagagagagatcagaagaaattcagaaaaagatgataaatataataaaaacaaagtgaagAAAAGAGGCAAATCCAAAAGCAGGAGTAAGAGCAAAGAGAGATCCaagagtaaggaaagagaatCAAAGCATAACAGACACGAAGACAAGAGGATGAGGTCAAGAAGTAAAGACAGGGATCATGAgactattaaagaaaaagaaaaacagttggaTTCTACTAAAGGGAAAGATCAGGAAAGGAGTAGAAGCAAGGAGAATTCTAAACAGGTAGAATCAAAAAGCAATGAGCATGATCATagcaaaagtaaagaaaaggataGACGTGCACAGTCTAGGAGTAGAGAACGTGACCTAACTAAAAGTAAACACAGTTACAACAGTAGAACGAGGGAGCgaagcagaagcagggacagGAGCAGAAGAGTGCGCTCTAGAAGCCATGACAGAGATCGCAGCAGAAGCAAGGAGTACCACAGGTACAGAGAACAGGAGcataggaggagaggaagatcGCGGAGCCGGGATCGAAGAACTCCAGGACGATCGAGAAGTaaagacaggaggaggaggaggagggattcCCGGAgctcagaaagagaagaaagtcaaagccgaaacaaagaaaaatacagaggCCAAGAAAGTAAAAgttcacacagaaaagaaaattctgaggGTGAAAAAAGAATGTACTCTAAAAACCGTGATCATAATAGCTCAAGTAATAACAGGGAAAAAAAGGCGGATAGAGATCAAAGTCCAGTAGTGTCGAAACCAAAACAGAGCAGTCAAGACAATGAATTGAAAAGTCAGGATGATGAGAAGACCAGATCTccagtggaaaaagaaaaccaaaaatcaaaggGTCAAGAAAATGACCATGTACATGACAAAACTAAGAAGTGTGATCATGAGTCAAGCCCCGGGACAGATGAAGACAAAAGTGGATGA